One bacterium genomic window, GATCCCGCCAACGCTGCGCAAACGCTTCGAAGAAATCGAAAAAAGAAAGTTCTAGCACACCACAAAGGTAGGTTGGGGGCCGGGTACGGATACCTCTCCCAAAATATCTCTGCAGGAGGGAGGGCGTACGAAGGCCGAGAAATCCGTCGGAGCAAAAAACTTAGGGGCTGACGAAGGAAGCCCCTAAGTTTTATTGCGAAGCGGATTTCTCGGCCTGAGCAGCCCGACCGGGCAGAATTTTGAGAAGGGTCCCCGCCCCCAACCCCCGACCGGGCAGAAACACCAGCGCCGGCGGTATCACGGACTCTCCGGCTACAAAATTTCGCGGTATTCGATCGCCAGGACTTCCAGCTCGCGAACACCCTTCGGCGTACGCAAGGCCACCAAGTCCCCAACCTTGGCCTTGAGCAAAGCCCGAGTAAGCGGCGAGATCCAAGAAATCTTGCCCCGCCCGGGATCGGCCTCATCGATGCCGACGATCGAGTAAGTGTTGCGCTTCCCATCCTCGTCCTCGACGGTGACGGTGGCGCCGAAGAAGACCCGGTCCGAGACGACCTTCACCGGATCGACGACCTCGGCCGACTCCAGGCGCTTGGTCAGGAAGCGGATCCGGCGGTCGATCTCCCGCAATCGTCGCTTCCCGTAAAGGTAATCGGCATTCTCCGAACGGTCGCCGTTGCCGGCCGCCCAAGAGACGACCGCGGTGATCTCGGGACGTTGTTTGTGCAGGAGGTCGTGCAATTCGGCCTGAAGCCGGGCGGCTCCGGCCGGCGTCATGTAGTTCCTCTCGCCGCGGGGCACCGGATTGGGATCGATTTCCTCTTCGGAATCGTCGCCGCCCTCACCCGGCTCTTTGACAAAGGCCTTGCTCATGCTAAAGAAATGACTCGTTTTTCTCGGAGAAGCAAGACTTGAGCAAGCCCACCCCCCTCTCCCGGCCTTCGGCCACCCTCCCCCGCGAGGGGGGAGGGCTAATTCGTTGCGGCTGGGCCGGCCAAGATCCGGTTTACATCGCCTACCATGACACCGAATGGGGCGTGCCGGTCCGCGACGACCGCAAGCTCTTCGAATTCCTGATCTTGGAGGGCGCCCAAGCCGGCTTGAGCTGGATCACCATCCTCAAGCGGCGCGAGAACTACCGCCAAGCCTTCGCCGGCTTCGATCCGGAGAAGGTCGCCCGCTTCGGCAAGCGCGACATCGCCCGGCTGCTGAAGGACGAAGGCATCATCCGCAACCGGCTCAAGATCGAAAGTGCGGTCAAAAATGCCCAGGCCTTTCTCAAGGTCCAGGAGGAGTTCGGAAATTTTTCGGATTATCATTGGGGCTTCGTCGACGGAAAGCCCCTCGTGAACCGCTTCAAGTCGATGAAAGAGGTGCCGGCCAAGACCCCGCTCTCCGACGCCTTCAGCAAGGACCTGAAGCGCCGCGGCTTCAGCTTCGTCGGCTCGACAATCATCTATGCCCACATGCAGGCGGTGGGCATGGTCAACGATCATGTGCTTGCATGTTTTCGCCATCGCGAATTGAGCCGGTAGGGCCGGCCCTTGCGGTCGTCCCCGTCCACCCAGCGGCGCCCGTGCTCGAGGGCGGGCGCAAGGCCCGCCCCTACAACCCCTCCACCAATTGCTTCGCGCCGAGCATGATCGACTCGCCGTTGCGACTGTCCCGTGGCGCCAGCACCGGACGATGCGCCATCGCCGGCAAGACCATGGAGAAACGCGACCCCTTGTCGCGCTCGCTTTCGACCCAGATCAGTCCCTGGTGCATCTCGATGAATTGCTTGGTGAGGGCCAAGCCCAGGCCGGTGCCCTGGTAGCGCCGGGTGAAAGAGCTGTCGACCTGCTCGAAGACGTTGAAGATCGACTTCAAGTCCTTGGCATCCATGCCGATACCGCTGTCCTCGACGCAGAGGCTGAAATAACCTTTGGGGTTGGCCTGAAGTGCGCTGCCCTCGGGCAGGCCTTCCGGGATATTCGGGCTGTAACGGGCCCAAAGGCGGATCCGGCCCTCCTCGGGCGTGAACTTGATCGCGTTGGAAAGCAGGTTGAGCAGGATCTGCCTCACCTTCCGGGAATCGGCGTGGAGAATGGGCAAAGGGCTCTCGACCTTCAGCTCGAAGTGCTGGCGTTTCTTCTTGAGCAGGGGCGAAACGGTGGCCGCGACATCTTGCAGGAGGTCCTCGAGGCTGAAGTCCTCGAGGTTCAGCTCCATCTTGCCGGCCTCGACCTTGGCCAGGTCGAGGATGCTGTTGATCAGATGAAGGAGGTGCTCGCCGTTGTTGATGACCTCGCGGAGGCTGTCCTTCTGCTCGGCGTTGAGCTCGCCCATCACCTCCTCCATCAGCAGCTCGGAAAAGCCGATGATCGCGGTCAGCGGGGTCCGCAGCTCATGGCTCATGATGGCCAAAAACTCGCTCTTGATCCGGTTGGCCCGCTCCAGCTCGAAGTTCTTGTTCTTGATCTCCTCGAAGAGCTGGGCGCTTTCGATGGCCAGCGCGGCCTGGTTGGAGAAGTTTTCGAGCACCCCGATCCGCGACTCGTCGACGAACTCGTCCTTGGAGATGCCGATCAGGGCGCCGATGACCCGGCGCTCGGCGACCAGCGGCATGATGACGAATTTCTTGAAGCCCATCTCGGCCTGGACCGCGTCGGCCAGCTCCTTGGACCAGGCCGGACCGACGCCCTTGACCAATTCCGAGAGCTCCTGCCGGAAAACCACCCGGTTGCGCTTGATCGCGGTCAAGATGCTGTTGGGATTGCCCGGATAGAGCTTCATCTCGGCCAGCCGGAATCCGGTCCGGGCCTCGATCTGCTCGATCAGCGGATTGTGCTGGGGAATGAAGAAACCGATGGTCGGCTCGCGGCGGTCCGGCATCACCAGTAGGCAAACGTCATAGCCCAGGCCTTCGACCACCCCGGCCAAGACCTGCTGGATGACCTCTTCCGAGGACATCATCCGCCGAATGGTCGAGGAGATCCGGTTCAAGGCGATGAGCTGCTTGTTGCGCTGCTCCAGCGCCCTTTCTTTGAGACGCGAGAAAAAGTTGGAGATCTTCACCGCGTAAACCACGATCGGCAGGAAGATCAGCAGCAGTAGGTAGTTGGCGTACTTGAGGAAGCCCTCCCGGCCGAACCAGCCGGCGGCCTCGAAGTTGTATTCGAAGGGCCTGAGCCAGCCCAGCTCGAGGCTCAAGCCCAAGGTCCCGTAGAAAAGCAGCGCGAGGATGCCGGCGACGATCGCGACCTGATAGTTGTAAAACATGCCGGCGGCGACGCAGTACATCAGGTAGAGGGTGAAGTAATTGCTCTTGAGCCCGCCGGTCAGGTAGACGACCAAGGTCATGCTGAGCAGGTCGGCGGCCAGCTCGAGGACGAAGCTCGGCATCAGCCAGCGCTGCCGCAGGATGTTGCGGTAGCAGAGGCCGGTCAGGAGGAAGGCCAGCGAGATGACCAGGGGGATCCAGGGCGCGCTCCGCCAAAGTCCCTTGAAATAAAGCGAGCCGATGACCCAGAAGACGATGAAGATCCAGAGCCGCAGCTTGGCGGTGAAGACGTGCCGTCCCTTATAGTCCGGCAGCTTGATGTCCTCGAGAATGGCGGAAGCGCTGAGTTTCAGAGATTCTTCTCCAAGGCTTGACGCATCAACTCCAGCATCCGTTCTTTGTCGGCGAAGCCGCCGACCAGTTTCACGTCGGGAATCGGCCGGCCGGCGCTGTCCAAGAAAAGCACCGTCGGCCAGCCCACCACCTCGTAACGCTCGGTTGCCTTGCGGCACTGGTCATCGTCGGTGGTGCAATCGACCTTCACCATCACGAAGTTCTCGGCGAAGGCCTTGACCTCGGGCGCCGAGAAAGTCCGCTGGTCCAGCTCCTGGCAGGGCGGGCACCAATCGGCGTAAAAATCGACCAGCAGAGGTTTACGGGACTCTTTGGCCAGGCTCAACCCTTTTTCGAGCTGATGCACCCATTGACCCTCGGCCGGCTTGGCGAAGAGCGGCTTGGCGAAGACATAGCCATAATAGAGTGCTGGCGCGAGCAAGAGCACGGCCATGGTCTTTTTGAGGACCTGAGTCCAGCGCCCGCCCCGGAGGAAGGAGCCAAAACGGCCGTAAAGCGTGCCCAAGAGCAGGAAGAGGAGGCCCATTCCAACGCCATAGCTCAGCAAAAGCAGGAATCCGTAGAGCCGGTCTTGGCCCCGGGCCGCGATGAGCAGCAAGGGTCCGATCAGGGGGCCGACGCAGGGCGAGGCGATCAGCCCGACGGTCAGGCCGGCGACGAAGGTCCCGCCCAAACCCTCTCCCCCGCTTTGGCTGAGGCGATGATGCCAGCGCTGGGGCAAGCGAAAGGGAATCAAGTC contains:
- the greB gene encoding transcription elongation factor GreB; translated protein: MSKAFVKEPGEGGDDSEEEIDPNPVPRGERNYMTPAGAARLQAELHDLLHKQRPEITAVVSWAAGNGDRSENADYLYGKRRLREIDRRIRFLTKRLESAEVVDPVKVVSDRVFFGATVTVEDEDGKRNTYSIVGIDEADPGRGKISWISPLTRALLKAKVGDLVALRTPKGVRELEVLAIEYREIL
- a CDS encoding DNA-3-methyladenine glycosylase I → MRCGWAGQDPVYIAYHDTEWGVPVRDDRKLFEFLILEGAQAGLSWITILKRRENYRQAFAGFDPEKVARFGKRDIARLLKDEGIIRNRLKIESAVKNAQAFLKVQEEFGNFSDYHWGFVDGKPLVNRFKSMKEVPAKTPLSDAFSKDLKRRGFSFVGSTIIYAHMQAVGMVNDHVLACFRHRELSR
- a CDS encoding GAF domain-containing sensor histidine kinase, encoding MPSFVLELAADLLSMTLVVYLTGGLKSNYFTLYLMYCVAAGMFYNYQVAIVAGILALLFYGTLGLSLELGWLRPFEYNFEAAGWFGREGFLKYANYLLLLIFLPIVVYAVKISNFFSRLKERALEQRNKQLIALNRISSTIRRMMSSEEVIQQVLAGVVEGLGYDVCLLVMPDRREPTIGFFIPQHNPLIEQIEARTGFRLAEMKLYPGNPNSILTAIKRNRVVFRQELSELVKGVGPAWSKELADAVQAEMGFKKFVIMPLVAERRVIGALIGISKDEFVDESRIGVLENFSNQAALAIESAQLFEEIKNKNFELERANRIKSEFLAIMSHELRTPLTAIIGFSELLMEEVMGELNAEQKDSLREVINNGEHLLHLINSILDLAKVEAGKMELNLEDFSLEDLLQDVAATVSPLLKKKRQHFELKVESPLPILHADSRKVRQILLNLLSNAIKFTPEEGRIRLWARYSPNIPEGLPEGSALQANPKGYFSLCVEDSGIGMDAKDLKSIFNVFEQVDSSFTRRYQGTGLGLALTKQFIEMHQGLIWVESERDKGSRFSMVLPAMAHRPVLAPRDSRNGESIMLGAKQLVEGL